A window from Pokkaliibacter sp. MBI-7 encodes these proteins:
- a CDS encoding glycine betaine/L-proline ABC transporter ATP-binding protein has protein sequence MSKIEVRNVYKVFGHRASEAMSMIRSGSSKGDVLAKTGCTIGVNNLSLQINAGEIFVIMGLSGSGKSTLVRHFNRLIEPSSGEILVDGQDVVQLDKKALESFRRSKISMVFQSFGLLPHRTVLDNVAYGLRIRGEDKDKCDQQARYWIETVGLKGYESRYPDQLSGGMRQRVGLARALAADTEIILMDEAFSALDPLIRADMQDQLLELQKNLHKTIVFITHDLDEAIRIGNRIAILKDGALIQVGTPDEILHQPADDYVNRFVQRHVTRLSEAAPASAENLAVPA, from the coding sequence ATGAGCAAGATTGAAGTACGCAACGTCTATAAAGTATTCGGTCACCGCGCCAGCGAAGCCATGTCCATGATCCGCTCCGGTAGCAGCAAGGGCGATGTACTGGCTAAAACCGGTTGCACGATTGGTGTCAATAACCTGTCATTGCAGATCAACGCTGGAGAAATTTTCGTCATCATGGGCTTGTCCGGCTCGGGCAAGTCGACACTGGTACGTCACTTCAACCGGCTGATCGAGCCCAGCAGCGGCGAAATACTGGTCGACGGACAGGATGTGGTGCAGCTGGACAAGAAGGCACTGGAAAGCTTCCGGCGCAGCAAGATCAGCATGGTGTTTCAGAGTTTCGGCCTGCTACCGCATCGCACAGTATTGGATAACGTGGCCTATGGATTGCGCATCCGGGGTGAAGATAAAGACAAGTGCGACCAGCAGGCGCGCTACTGGATTGAAACGGTGGGGCTGAAGGGTTATGAGAGCCGCTATCCTGACCAGCTGTCGGGAGGGATGCGTCAGCGTGTGGGCCTGGCACGTGCACTGGCGGCGGACACCGAGATCATCCTCATGGATGAAGCCTTCAGTGCACTGGATCCGCTGATTCGAGCCGATATGCAGGATCAGCTGCTCGAACTGCAGAAGAACCTGCACAAAACCATCGTCTTTATTACCCATGACCTGGATGAGGCCATCCGTATCGGAAATCGCATCGCCATACTCAAGGATGGCGCCCTGATTCAGGTCGGCACGCCGGATGAAATCCTGCATCAGCCCGCTGACGACTACGTCAATCGCTTTGTACAGCGTCATGTCACTCGTCTGTCTGAAGCGGCACCTGCCAGTGCCGAGAATCTGGCGGTGCCTGCCTGA
- a CDS encoding HutD family protein encodes MSQVTYLPLASCTVMPWKNGGGTTTEIFRRDDPADSRRFLWRISVADIGAAGPFSAFDGYRRVISVIKGEGMVLTIDGEDSPPLHTGQAWPFSGASEVECRLIDGPIRDLNLIYAEGQVVADVSWHQGERWYMQETIEADVLVVFVQSGSVELSLADAAWSLQPLDTLVVERSASDVPSMLKLITAAASTVCIMKLVFRSASA; translated from the coding sequence ATGAGCCAAGTCACCTACCTTCCTCTTGCCAGCTGTACCGTCATGCCCTGGAAAAACGGTGGCGGTACTACGACAGAAATCTTTCGTCGTGATGACCCTGCCGATAGCAGACGTTTCCTCTGGCGTATCTCGGTAGCGGATATCGGTGCTGCAGGCCCGTTTTCTGCCTTTGACGGTTATCGCCGGGTGATATCGGTGATTAAGGGAGAAGGTATGGTTCTGACCATCGATGGTGAGGACTCGCCGCCGTTGCATACAGGTCAGGCATGGCCGTTCTCTGGCGCCAGTGAAGTTGAATGCCGACTAATTGACGGGCCTATTCGCGATCTCAATCTGATCTATGCGGAGGGGCAGGTGGTGGCGGATGTCTCCTGGCACCAGGGGGAGCGCTGGTATATGCAGGAGACCATTGAGGCCGATGTGCTGGTGGTGTTTGTGCAAAGTGGCAGTGTTGAACTGAGCCTGGCTGATGCTGCCTGGTCATTGCAGCCTCTGGATACGCTGGTGGTGGAGCGGAGTGCCAGTGATGTTCCGTCTATGTTGAAACTGATAACGGCTGCAGCCAGTACGGTGTGCATAATGAAGCTTGTTTTTCGTTCTGCGTCTGCCTGA
- the hutC gene encoding histidine utilization repressor, producing MSRDLGQDVSESSAAAEGLGQNGPAPLYMQVKQMILGQIRNGNWPPHHRVPSESELVKELGFSRMTINRALRELTVDGHLVRMQGVGTFVAEAKGHSALFEVHNIADEIAARRHRHHAEIIKMERGSATTEQAIALGIREGAPVFHSVIVHYDNDEAIQIEDRYVNPELVPDYLQQDFSRQTPFTYLSQIAPLTEGEHVVEAVLAAPWEQQLLHISATEPCLLIRRRTWSQRRVVTSARLLYPGTRHRLEGHFKQGDS from the coding sequence GTGAGTAGAGATCTAGGTCAGGATGTTTCCGAGTCATCAGCAGCAGCCGAGGGGCTGGGGCAGAACGGCCCGGCACCTCTGTATATGCAGGTTAAACAGATGATTCTCGGCCAGATCCGCAATGGCAACTGGCCACCGCATCACCGGGTGCCATCCGAAAGTGAGCTGGTCAAGGAGCTGGGCTTCAGCCGGATGACCATCAACCGTGCGCTGCGCGAGCTGACGGTGGATGGTCATCTGGTCAGAATGCAGGGTGTCGGAACCTTCGTCGCTGAAGCCAAGGGGCACTCTGCACTGTTCGAAGTGCATAACATTGCTGATGAAATCGCCGCACGCCGTCATCGCCACCATGCTGAAATCATCAAGATGGAACGCGGTAGCGCAACGACTGAGCAAGCCATTGCGCTGGGGATTCGTGAGGGAGCACCGGTGTTTCATTCGGTGATCGTGCATTACGACAACGATGAGGCCATTCAGATTGAAGATCGCTACGTCAACCCTGAGCTGGTCCCGGACTACCTGCAGCAGGACTTCTCCCGGCAGACTCCGTTTACCTATCTCAGTCAGATCGCGCCTCTGACCGAAGGAGAACATGTGGTCGAGGCAGTGCTGGCGGCGCCCTGGGAACAGCAGCTGTTGCATATCAGCGCCACCGAGCCCTGTTTGCTGATTCGTCGCCGCACCTGGTCGCAGCGAAGGGTGGTAACGTCTGCGCGCCTGCTCTATCCCGGCACGCGCCATCGTCTGGAAGGTCACTTCAAGCAAGGGGATTCGTAA
- the hutH gene encoding histidine ammonia-lyase — protein sequence MSSTAVQTIVVGDTPVSWRDVVAVARDNALMQLSEQAWGRITQARQVVEHIVARRERAYGINTGLGALCNVVLEPDQLAALSRNTLLSHACGVGHPLKSEQVRAILCAAIINYSHGHSGISRAVVEALLAMLNQQITPVVPAQGSVGYLTHMAHISLTLIGVGQVEYAGRLMPAAEAWQRAELPVVELGAKEGLSLVNGTPCMTGLSCLALADIHTQIHWADITGAMSFEALRGQLAAFDPEVLALKPYAGVVKVGEHLRALLQGSEVLQASQGIRTQDALSIRSMPQIHGACREQVRHAAGQVDVELNSATDNPLIIGTADNYRVVSQANPHGEPVAMAADVLALAVAELGGVAERRIDRLINPLVSGLPPFLVAESGVNSGMMIVQYVAASLVADNRRLAQPAVTDNYITSALQEDHLSMGTSAALKLAEAVDNLYQILAIEYLLAAQAFEFLPEAKGVGTQQAWQQLRQHVEPYHQDRWLAPEIDRASQLLRRPDVLAAIEKVL from the coding sequence ATGTCGTCAACGGCAGTGCAGACAATTGTAGTGGGAGATACTCCCGTCAGCTGGCGGGATGTAGTGGCAGTGGCCCGAGACAACGCGTTGATGCAATTGTCAGAGCAAGCCTGGGGGCGCATTACTCAGGCACGTCAGGTGGTCGAGCATATCGTTGCCAGAAGGGAGCGTGCCTACGGTATCAATACCGGATTGGGGGCGCTGTGCAACGTGGTGCTGGAGCCTGATCAGCTGGCGGCATTATCACGCAATACCTTACTCAGTCATGCCTGTGGCGTAGGGCACCCTCTCAAGTCTGAGCAGGTGCGGGCCATCTTATGTGCCGCCATCATTAACTACAGCCATGGTCACTCCGGTATCAGCCGCGCTGTGGTTGAAGCCTTGCTGGCAATGCTGAATCAGCAGATCACGCCGGTGGTGCCTGCGCAAGGTTCGGTGGGTTATCTGACCCATATGGCACACATCTCCCTGACGCTGATTGGCGTCGGTCAGGTGGAATATGCAGGTCGGTTGATGCCAGCGGCGGAGGCATGGCAACGGGCTGAATTGCCTGTCGTTGAGCTGGGTGCAAAAGAGGGCTTGAGTCTGGTTAATGGTACGCCCTGTATGACCGGCCTGAGCTGTCTGGCGCTGGCTGATATTCATACCCAGATACATTGGGCTGATATTACCGGTGCCATGAGTTTTGAAGCGCTGCGTGGTCAGCTCGCTGCGTTTGATCCGGAAGTGCTGGCATTGAAGCCCTACGCCGGAGTGGTGAAGGTCGGTGAACATCTGCGCGCCCTGCTGCAGGGCAGTGAAGTACTGCAGGCCAGTCAGGGTATCCGCACTCAGGACGCCCTGAGCATTCGCTCGATGCCGCAGATTCATGGCGCCTGTCGCGAGCAGGTGCGTCATGCAGCCGGGCAGGTTGACGTTGAGCTGAACTCGGCAACCGATAATCCGTTGATCATAGGCACGGCGGATAACTATCGGGTGGTATCCCAGGCGAATCCGCACGGTGAGCCTGTCGCCATGGCGGCGGATGTGCTGGCCCTGGCGGTAGCAGAGCTGGGTGGGGTGGCTGAACGCCGGATTGACCGCCTGATCAATCCTCTGGTCAGCGGCTTACCGCCGTTTCTGGTAGCAGAAAGTGGTGTGAACTCCGGCATGATGATTGTCCAGTACGTTGCTGCTTCTCTGGTGGCAGACAACCGGCGACTGGCACAGCCCGCCGTGACAGATAACTACATCACCTCTGCATTGCAGGAAGACCATCTGAGCATGGGGACCAGTGCTGCCTTGAAACTGGCGGAAGCTGTAGACAATCTTTATCAGATACTGGCCATTGAGTATCTGCTTGCCGCCCAGGCATTTGAGTTTCTGCCCGAGGCGAAAGGCGTGGGCACGCAGCAGGCATGGCAGCAGTTGCGCCAGCATGTTGAGCCCTATCATCAGGATCGCTGGTTAGCGCCCGAGATAGACCGCGCCAGTCAGCTGCTACGCAGACCGGACGTACTGGCGGCGATAGAAAAAGTGCTGTGA
- a CDS encoding ABC transporter substrate-binding protein, with translation MKASPINRKVLKASCLAVAITGAMTMTQAASADTWCGSGKTVKFAGINWESGMFLTDLMQTVLEKGYGCSTDALPGNSITMEQALANNDIQVFAEEWIGRSDAWNKAAAAGKVVGVGAPIVGATEGWYVPRYLVEGDAKRGIKASAPDLKSIADLSRYVSLFADPEEPGKGRFYNCPAGWTCELENSEKLKEYSLEDKFVNFRPGTGPALDAAIASSYKRGQPILSYYWSPTAMLGKYDLVQLQEKPEDVKEIKIQVGVSKAFEGEAPELIDVLSKVNVPIDMLNKSLARQTDEKLSSAELARLFLKEHPEIWKQWVSAEAADKITAAVQ, from the coding sequence ATGAAAGCATCACCGATTAACCGGAAAGTACTCAAGGCCAGCTGTCTGGCGGTGGCCATTACTGGTGCCATGACCATGACACAGGCTGCCAGTGCTGATACCTGGTGTGGTTCTGGTAAGACCGTAAAGTTTGCAGGTATCAACTGGGAAAGTGGCATGTTCCTGACGGACCTGATGCAGACCGTGCTGGAGAAGGGCTACGGCTGCAGCACCGATGCGCTGCCCGGAAACTCCATTACCATGGAGCAGGCGCTGGCCAACAATGACATTCAGGTATTTGCGGAAGAGTGGATCGGTCGTAGTGATGCCTGGAACAAGGCCGCAGCGGCAGGCAAGGTGGTGGGTGTTGGCGCGCCAATCGTGGGTGCCACAGAAGGTTGGTACGTCCCCCGTTATCTGGTTGAGGGCGATGCCAAGCGTGGTATCAAAGCCAGCGCGCCTGACCTCAAGAGCATTGCCGACCTGTCACGGTATGTCAGTCTGTTTGCTGACCCCGAAGAACCCGGCAAAGGCCGCTTCTATAACTGCCCGGCAGGCTGGACCTGTGAGCTGGAAAACAGCGAGAAGCTCAAGGAATACAGTCTGGAAGACAAATTCGTGAACTTCCGCCCCGGTACCGGCCCGGCGCTGGATGCAGCCATCGCCTCCAGCTACAAGCGTGGCCAGCCCATTCTGTCTTATTACTGGTCACCTACTGCCATGCTCGGCAAGTACGATCTGGTGCAGTTGCAGGAAAAGCCTGAAGACGTGAAGGAAATCAAGATTCAGGTGGGTGTGTCCAAGGCCTTCGAAGGTGAAGCACCTGAACTGATTGATGTGCTGTCCAAGGTCAATGTGCCCATCGACATGCTGAACAAGAGCCTGGCTCGCCAGACCGATGAAAAGCTCAGCAGTGCCGAACTTGCCAGGCTGTTCCTGAAGGAACATCCGGAAATCTGGAAGCAATGGGTAAGTGCTGAAGCGGCGGACAAGATTACCGCTGCCGTGCAGTAA
- a CDS encoding proline/glycine betaine ABC transporter permease — protein MFPKNLTFSMADGINNFVDWLVMRYGDSLRHVSDSILSLIVGLEGLLRAIPWWAFLILAGALAWHASKRWAQVVVVVALLYFVGAVGLWDKLMQTLALMMVATLLSVAVGIPLGILSAGNDRFRTVLLPMLDIMQTMPSFVYLIPVLMLFGLGKVPAILATVIYAAPPLIRLTDLGIRQVDKEVMEAVTSFGANRWQKLFGVQIPLALPSIMAGLNQTTMMALSMVVIASMIGARGLGEDVLIGIQTLDVGKGLEAGLAIVILAVVIDRITQAYGKPRHHL, from the coding sequence ATGTTTCCAAAGAACCTTACCTTTTCGATGGCTGATGGCATCAACAATTTTGTTGACTGGCTGGTCATGCGTTATGGCGATTCCCTGCGCCATGTTTCGGATTCCATTCTGAGTTTGATTGTTGGCCTTGAGGGATTGCTGCGCGCCATCCCCTGGTGGGCTTTCCTGATACTGGCAGGGGCACTGGCCTGGCATGCCAGCAAACGCTGGGCACAAGTGGTGGTCGTGGTGGCCTTGCTGTATTTCGTCGGTGCCGTCGGCCTGTGGGACAAACTGATGCAGACCCTGGCCCTGATGATGGTTGCCACCCTGCTGTCAGTGGCGGTAGGTATACCGCTGGGGATTCTTTCCGCAGGCAATGATCGTTTTCGTACTGTGTTGCTGCCGATGCTCGACATCATGCAGACCATGCCCAGCTTCGTCTATCTGATCCCGGTGCTGATGCTGTTTGGTCTGGGCAAGGTGCCAGCGATTCTCGCCACTGTGATCTATGCAGCCCCGCCGTTGATTCGCCTGACTGACCTTGGTATCCGCCAGGTAGATAAAGAGGTGATGGAGGCGGTGACGTCTTTCGGTGCCAACCGATGGCAGAAGCTGTTTGGTGTGCAGATTCCGCTCGCTCTGCCCAGCATCATGGCGGGTCTGAACCAGACGACCATGATGGCACTGTCGATGGTGGTGATTGCCTCGATGATCGGCGCCCGTGGTCTGGGTGAGGACGTCCTGATCGGTATTCAGACCCTGGATGTCGGCAAAGGGCTGGAAGCGGGGCTGGCCATCGTTATTCTCGCTGTAGTGATTGACCGCATTACTCAGGCCTATGGCAAGCCACGTCATCACCTGTGA